Proteins encoded by one window of Chrysemys picta bellii isolate R12L10 chromosome 10, ASM1138683v2, whole genome shotgun sequence:
- the RCCD1 gene encoding RCC1 domain-containing protein 1 isoform X5, whose translation MQRLGSASPTSVGVWEPRLSFPIWPRGRGVAHVMCPEVPPARCDWLRRRMAEPGPQRGWFVFGFRGFAEPRGGGARRVEPEPGGIRLVRPAWSYTGLVTGRGRLALRGWLAGALPGHCQDLLPSESHVLLLRGAALEAWARGTGLCGGPAWRRRLHPGEAAGPLPLAPGGYVTPRPPFLCPLPPALQARKLVLGHEHAALLGPAGTVYTWGCGRHGQLGHGGLEPVSEPRLVEALHGVPMADVAAGGWHSVSVSEGGDLYVWGWNESGQLALPSKALAEKRPPAAASVAQPEEPGCGAGLSCFAGSTPGVRGQQGQLWLPPHCCCDPDWGALHLGLGQIRTAGPQ comes from the exons ATGCAGCGCCTGGGCAGCGCATCACCTACATCGGTGGGGGTCTGGGAgccgcgcctcagtttccccatctggccAAGGGGGCGGGGAGTTGCACACGTCATGTGCCCGGAAGTCCCTCCCGCTCGCTGTGATTGGCTGCGGCGCCGCATGGCGGAACCGGGTCCCCAGCGCGGCTGGTTCGTTTTCGGGTTCCGGGGCTTCGCGGAGCCTCGTGGCGGCGGGGCCCGGCGGGTGGAGCCGGAGCCGGGCGGGATCCGCCTGGTGCGGCCGGCGTGGAGCTACACGGGCCTGGTGACGG GGCGCGGGCGCCTGGCGCTGCGGGGGTGGCTGGCGGGGGCGCTGCCCGGGCACTGCCAGGACCTGCTCCCCTCCGAGAGCCACGTGCTGCTGCTGCGCGGGGCGGCGCTGGAGGCCTGGGCGCGGGGCACGGGGCTGTGCGGGGGGCCCGCCTGGCGGCGGCGGCTGCACCCTGGGGAGGCAGCCGggcccctgcccctggcccctggcGGCTACGTGACCCCACGGCCGCCCTTCCTGTGCCCGCTGCCGCCGGCGCTGCAGGCCCGGAAGCTGGTGCTGGGCCACGAGCATGCGGCGCTGCTGGGCCCCGCCGGGACCGTCTACACCTGGGGCTGCGGCAG ACATGGGCAGCTGGGGCACGGGGGGCTGGAGCCTGTGTCGGAGCCCCGGCTCGTGGAGGCCTTGCACGGCGTGCCCATGGCGGACGTGGCAGCTGGAGGCTGGCATTCTGTCAGTGTCAGCG agGGAGGTGATCTCTATGTCTGGGGCTGGAACGAATCCGGGCAGCTGGCATTGCCTTCCAAAGCACTGGCAGAAAAAAGGCCCCCAGCCGCAGCCTCTGTCGCCCAGCCTGAGGAACCCGGCTGCGGTGCAG GCCTTTCCTGCTTTGCTGGATCTACCCCAGGGGTCAGAGGTCAGCAAGGTCAGCTGTGGCTCCCGCCACACTGCTGCTGTGACCC GGACTGGGGAGCTCTACACCTGGGGCTGGG GCAAATACGGACAGCTGGGCCACAATGA
- the RCCD1 gene encoding RCC1 domain-containing protein 1 isoform X4, whose protein sequence is MQRLGSASPTSVGVWEPRLSFPIWPRGRGVAHVMCPEVPPARCDWLRRRMAEPGPQRGWFVFGFRGFAEPRGGGARRVEPEPGGIRLVRPAWSYTGLVTGRGRLALRGWLAGALPGHCQDLLPSESHVLLLRGAALEAWARGTGLCGGPAWRRRLHPGEAAGPLPLAPGGYVTPRPPFLCPLPPALQARKLVLGHEHAALLGPAGTVYTWGCGRHGQLGHGGLEPVSEPRLVEALHGVPMADVAAGGWHSVSVSEGGDLYVWGWNESGQLALPSKALAEKRPPAAASVAQPEEPGCGAGTGELYTWGWGKYGQLGHNEPASSDQPRQVGYFPANGLTVEDVVCGPWNTYVCAVEK, encoded by the exons ATGCAGCGCCTGGGCAGCGCATCACCTACATCGGTGGGGGTCTGGGAgccgcgcctcagtttccccatctggccAAGGGGGCGGGGAGTTGCACACGTCATGTGCCCGGAAGTCCCTCCCGCTCGCTGTGATTGGCTGCGGCGCCGCATGGCGGAACCGGGTCCCCAGCGCGGCTGGTTCGTTTTCGGGTTCCGGGGCTTCGCGGAGCCTCGTGGCGGCGGGGCCCGGCGGGTGGAGCCGGAGCCGGGCGGGATCCGCCTGGTGCGGCCGGCGTGGAGCTACACGGGCCTGGTGACGG GGCGCGGGCGCCTGGCGCTGCGGGGGTGGCTGGCGGGGGCGCTGCCCGGGCACTGCCAGGACCTGCTCCCCTCCGAGAGCCACGTGCTGCTGCTGCGCGGGGCGGCGCTGGAGGCCTGGGCGCGGGGCACGGGGCTGTGCGGGGGGCCCGCCTGGCGGCGGCGGCTGCACCCTGGGGAGGCAGCCGggcccctgcccctggcccctggcGGCTACGTGACCCCACGGCCGCCCTTCCTGTGCCCGCTGCCGCCGGCGCTGCAGGCCCGGAAGCTGGTGCTGGGCCACGAGCATGCGGCGCTGCTGGGCCCCGCCGGGACCGTCTACACCTGGGGCTGCGGCAG ACATGGGCAGCTGGGGCACGGGGGGCTGGAGCCTGTGTCGGAGCCCCGGCTCGTGGAGGCCTTGCACGGCGTGCCCATGGCGGACGTGGCAGCTGGAGGCTGGCATTCTGTCAGTGTCAGCG agGGAGGTGATCTCTATGTCTGGGGCTGGAACGAATCCGGGCAGCTGGCATTGCCTTCCAAAGCACTGGCAGAAAAAAGGCCCCCAGCCGCAGCCTCTGTCGCCCAGCCTGAGGAACCCGGCTGCGGTGCAG GGACTGGGGAGCTCTACACCTGGGGCTGGG GCAAATACGGACAGCTGGGCCACAATGAGCCAGCCAGCTCTGACCAGCCAAGACAGGTTGGCTATTTCCCTGCAAACGGGCTCACGGTGGAGGATGTGGTCTGTGGCCCATGGAACACTTACGTCTGTGCTGTGGAGAAGTGA
- the RCCD1 gene encoding RCC1 domain-containing protein 1 isoform X3, translating into MQRLGSASPTSVGVWEPRLSFPIWPRGRGVAHVMCPEVPPARCDWLRRRMAEPGPQRGWFVFGFRGFAEPRGGGARRVEPEPGGIRLVRPAWSYTGLVTGRGRLALRGWLAGALPGHCQDLLPSESHVLLLRGAALEAWARGTGLCGGPAWRRRLHPGEAAGPLPLAPGGYVTPRPPFLCPLPPALQARKLVLGHEHAALLGPAGTVYTWGCGRHGQLGHGGLEPVSEPRLVEALHGVPMADVAAGGWHSVSVSGKAELKLVSHEAALGAEAVDFISIQAFPALLDLPQGSEVSKVSCGSRHTAAVTRTGELYTWGWGKYGQLGHNEPASSDQPRQVGYFPANGLTVEDVVCGPWNTYVCAVEK; encoded by the exons ATGCAGCGCCTGGGCAGCGCATCACCTACATCGGTGGGGGTCTGGGAgccgcgcctcagtttccccatctggccAAGGGGGCGGGGAGTTGCACACGTCATGTGCCCGGAAGTCCCTCCCGCTCGCTGTGATTGGCTGCGGCGCCGCATGGCGGAACCGGGTCCCCAGCGCGGCTGGTTCGTTTTCGGGTTCCGGGGCTTCGCGGAGCCTCGTGGCGGCGGGGCCCGGCGGGTGGAGCCGGAGCCGGGCGGGATCCGCCTGGTGCGGCCGGCGTGGAGCTACACGGGCCTGGTGACGG GGCGCGGGCGCCTGGCGCTGCGGGGGTGGCTGGCGGGGGCGCTGCCCGGGCACTGCCAGGACCTGCTCCCCTCCGAGAGCCACGTGCTGCTGCTGCGCGGGGCGGCGCTGGAGGCCTGGGCGCGGGGCACGGGGCTGTGCGGGGGGCCCGCCTGGCGGCGGCGGCTGCACCCTGGGGAGGCAGCCGggcccctgcccctggcccctggcGGCTACGTGACCCCACGGCCGCCCTTCCTGTGCCCGCTGCCGCCGGCGCTGCAGGCCCGGAAGCTGGTGCTGGGCCACGAGCATGCGGCGCTGCTGGGCCCCGCCGGGACCGTCTACACCTGGGGCTGCGGCAG ACATGGGCAGCTGGGGCACGGGGGGCTGGAGCCTGTGTCGGAGCCCCGGCTCGTGGAGGCCTTGCACGGCGTGCCCATGGCGGACGTGGCAGCTGGAGGCTGGCATTCTGTCAGTGTCAGCG GCAAGGCAGAGCTGAAATTGGTCAGTCACGAGGCAGCCCTGGGTGCTGAAGCAGTTGACTTCATTTCAATCCAGGCCTTTCCTGCTTTGCTGGATCTACCCCAGGGGTCAGAGGTCAGCAAGGTCAGCTGTGGCTCCCGCCACACTGCTGCTGTGACCC GGACTGGGGAGCTCTACACCTGGGGCTGGG GCAAATACGGACAGCTGGGCCACAATGAGCCAGCCAGCTCTGACCAGCCAAGACAGGTTGGCTATTTCCCTGCAAACGGGCTCACGGTGGAGGATGTGGTCTGTGGCCCATGGAACACTTACGTCTGTGCTGTGGAGAAGTGA
- the RCCD1 gene encoding RCC1 domain-containing protein 1 isoform X2 — MQRLGSASPTSVGVWEPRLSFPIWPRGRGVAHVMCPEVPPARCDWLRRRMAEPGPQRGWFVFGFRGFAEPRGGGARRVEPEPGGIRLVRPAWSYTGLVTGRGRLALRGWLAGALPGHCQDLLPSESHVLLLRGAALEAWARGTGLCGGPAWRRRLHPGEAAGPLPLAPGGYVTPRPPFLCPLPPALQARKLVLGHEHAALLGPAGTVYTWGCGRHGQLGHGGLEPVSEPRLVEALHGVPMADVAAGGWHSVSVSEGGDLYVWGWNESGQLALPSKALAEKRPPAAASVAQPEEPGCGAGKAELKLVSHEAALGAEAVDFISIQAFPALLDLPQGSEVSKVSCGSRHTAAVTRKYGQLGHNEPASSDQPRQVGYFPANGLTVEDVVCGPWNTYVCAVEK, encoded by the exons ATGCAGCGCCTGGGCAGCGCATCACCTACATCGGTGGGGGTCTGGGAgccgcgcctcagtttccccatctggccAAGGGGGCGGGGAGTTGCACACGTCATGTGCCCGGAAGTCCCTCCCGCTCGCTGTGATTGGCTGCGGCGCCGCATGGCGGAACCGGGTCCCCAGCGCGGCTGGTTCGTTTTCGGGTTCCGGGGCTTCGCGGAGCCTCGTGGCGGCGGGGCCCGGCGGGTGGAGCCGGAGCCGGGCGGGATCCGCCTGGTGCGGCCGGCGTGGAGCTACACGGGCCTGGTGACGG GGCGCGGGCGCCTGGCGCTGCGGGGGTGGCTGGCGGGGGCGCTGCCCGGGCACTGCCAGGACCTGCTCCCCTCCGAGAGCCACGTGCTGCTGCTGCGCGGGGCGGCGCTGGAGGCCTGGGCGCGGGGCACGGGGCTGTGCGGGGGGCCCGCCTGGCGGCGGCGGCTGCACCCTGGGGAGGCAGCCGggcccctgcccctggcccctggcGGCTACGTGACCCCACGGCCGCCCTTCCTGTGCCCGCTGCCGCCGGCGCTGCAGGCCCGGAAGCTGGTGCTGGGCCACGAGCATGCGGCGCTGCTGGGCCCCGCCGGGACCGTCTACACCTGGGGCTGCGGCAG ACATGGGCAGCTGGGGCACGGGGGGCTGGAGCCTGTGTCGGAGCCCCGGCTCGTGGAGGCCTTGCACGGCGTGCCCATGGCGGACGTGGCAGCTGGAGGCTGGCATTCTGTCAGTGTCAGCG agGGAGGTGATCTCTATGTCTGGGGCTGGAACGAATCCGGGCAGCTGGCATTGCCTTCCAAAGCACTGGCAGAAAAAAGGCCCCCAGCCGCAGCCTCTGTCGCCCAGCCTGAGGAACCCGGCTGCGGTGCAG GCAAGGCAGAGCTGAAATTGGTCAGTCACGAGGCAGCCCTGGGTGCTGAAGCAGTTGACTTCATTTCAATCCAGGCCTTTCCTGCTTTGCTGGATCTACCCCAGGGGTCAGAGGTCAGCAAGGTCAGCTGTGGCTCCCGCCACACTGCTGCTGTGACCC GCAAATACGGACAGCTGGGCCACAATGAGCCAGCCAGCTCTGACCAGCCAAGACAGGTTGGCTATTTCCCTGCAAACGGGCTCACGGTGGAGGATGTGGTCTGTGGCCCATGGAACACTTACGTCTGTGCTGTGGAGAAGTGA
- the RCCD1 gene encoding RCC1 domain-containing protein 1 isoform X1: protein MQRLGSASPTSVGVWEPRLSFPIWPRGRGVAHVMCPEVPPARCDWLRRRMAEPGPQRGWFVFGFRGFAEPRGGGARRVEPEPGGIRLVRPAWSYTGLVTGRGRLALRGWLAGALPGHCQDLLPSESHVLLLRGAALEAWARGTGLCGGPAWRRRLHPGEAAGPLPLAPGGYVTPRPPFLCPLPPALQARKLVLGHEHAALLGPAGTVYTWGCGRHGQLGHGGLEPVSEPRLVEALHGVPMADVAAGGWHSVSVSEGGDLYVWGWNESGQLALPSKALAEKRPPAAASVAQPEEPGCGAGKAELKLVSHEAALGAEAVDFISIQAFPALLDLPQGSEVSKVSCGSRHTAAVTRTGELYTWGWGKYGQLGHNEPASSDQPRQVGYFPANGLTVEDVVCGPWNTYVCAVEK from the exons ATGCAGCGCCTGGGCAGCGCATCACCTACATCGGTGGGGGTCTGGGAgccgcgcctcagtttccccatctggccAAGGGGGCGGGGAGTTGCACACGTCATGTGCCCGGAAGTCCCTCCCGCTCGCTGTGATTGGCTGCGGCGCCGCATGGCGGAACCGGGTCCCCAGCGCGGCTGGTTCGTTTTCGGGTTCCGGGGCTTCGCGGAGCCTCGTGGCGGCGGGGCCCGGCGGGTGGAGCCGGAGCCGGGCGGGATCCGCCTGGTGCGGCCGGCGTGGAGCTACACGGGCCTGGTGACGG GGCGCGGGCGCCTGGCGCTGCGGGGGTGGCTGGCGGGGGCGCTGCCCGGGCACTGCCAGGACCTGCTCCCCTCCGAGAGCCACGTGCTGCTGCTGCGCGGGGCGGCGCTGGAGGCCTGGGCGCGGGGCACGGGGCTGTGCGGGGGGCCCGCCTGGCGGCGGCGGCTGCACCCTGGGGAGGCAGCCGggcccctgcccctggcccctggcGGCTACGTGACCCCACGGCCGCCCTTCCTGTGCCCGCTGCCGCCGGCGCTGCAGGCCCGGAAGCTGGTGCTGGGCCACGAGCATGCGGCGCTGCTGGGCCCCGCCGGGACCGTCTACACCTGGGGCTGCGGCAG ACATGGGCAGCTGGGGCACGGGGGGCTGGAGCCTGTGTCGGAGCCCCGGCTCGTGGAGGCCTTGCACGGCGTGCCCATGGCGGACGTGGCAGCTGGAGGCTGGCATTCTGTCAGTGTCAGCG agGGAGGTGATCTCTATGTCTGGGGCTGGAACGAATCCGGGCAGCTGGCATTGCCTTCCAAAGCACTGGCAGAAAAAAGGCCCCCAGCCGCAGCCTCTGTCGCCCAGCCTGAGGAACCCGGCTGCGGTGCAG GCAAGGCAGAGCTGAAATTGGTCAGTCACGAGGCAGCCCTGGGTGCTGAAGCAGTTGACTTCATTTCAATCCAGGCCTTTCCTGCTTTGCTGGATCTACCCCAGGGGTCAGAGGTCAGCAAGGTCAGCTGTGGCTCCCGCCACACTGCTGCTGTGACCC GGACTGGGGAGCTCTACACCTGGGGCTGGG GCAAATACGGACAGCTGGGCCACAATGAGCCAGCCAGCTCTGACCAGCCAAGACAGGTTGGCTATTTCCCTGCAAACGGGCTCACGGTGGAGGATGTGGTCTGTGGCCCATGGAACACTTACGTCTGTGCTGTGGAGAAGTGA
- the RCCD1 gene encoding RCC1 domain-containing protein 1 isoform X6 — protein MQRLGSASPTSVGVWEPRLSFPIWPRGRGVAHVMCPEVPPARCDWLRRRMAEPGPQRGWFVFGFRGFAEPRGGGARRVEPEPGGIRLVRPAWSYTGLVTGRGRLALRGWLAGALPGHCQDLLPSESHVLLLRGAALEAWARGTGLCGGPAWRRRLHPGEAAGPLPLAPGGYVTPRPPFLCPLPPALQARKLVLGHEHAALLGPAGTVYTWGCGRHGQLGHGGLEPVSEPRLVEALHGVPMADVAAGGWHSVSVSEGGDLYVWGWNESGQLALPSKALAEKRPPAAASVAQPEEPGCGAGLSCFAGSTPGVRGQQGQLWLPPHCCCDPQIRTAGPQ, from the exons ATGCAGCGCCTGGGCAGCGCATCACCTACATCGGTGGGGGTCTGGGAgccgcgcctcagtttccccatctggccAAGGGGGCGGGGAGTTGCACACGTCATGTGCCCGGAAGTCCCTCCCGCTCGCTGTGATTGGCTGCGGCGCCGCATGGCGGAACCGGGTCCCCAGCGCGGCTGGTTCGTTTTCGGGTTCCGGGGCTTCGCGGAGCCTCGTGGCGGCGGGGCCCGGCGGGTGGAGCCGGAGCCGGGCGGGATCCGCCTGGTGCGGCCGGCGTGGAGCTACACGGGCCTGGTGACGG GGCGCGGGCGCCTGGCGCTGCGGGGGTGGCTGGCGGGGGCGCTGCCCGGGCACTGCCAGGACCTGCTCCCCTCCGAGAGCCACGTGCTGCTGCTGCGCGGGGCGGCGCTGGAGGCCTGGGCGCGGGGCACGGGGCTGTGCGGGGGGCCCGCCTGGCGGCGGCGGCTGCACCCTGGGGAGGCAGCCGggcccctgcccctggcccctggcGGCTACGTGACCCCACGGCCGCCCTTCCTGTGCCCGCTGCCGCCGGCGCTGCAGGCCCGGAAGCTGGTGCTGGGCCACGAGCATGCGGCGCTGCTGGGCCCCGCCGGGACCGTCTACACCTGGGGCTGCGGCAG ACATGGGCAGCTGGGGCACGGGGGGCTGGAGCCTGTGTCGGAGCCCCGGCTCGTGGAGGCCTTGCACGGCGTGCCCATGGCGGACGTGGCAGCTGGAGGCTGGCATTCTGTCAGTGTCAGCG agGGAGGTGATCTCTATGTCTGGGGCTGGAACGAATCCGGGCAGCTGGCATTGCCTTCCAAAGCACTGGCAGAAAAAAGGCCCCCAGCCGCAGCCTCTGTCGCCCAGCCTGAGGAACCCGGCTGCGGTGCAG GCCTTTCCTGCTTTGCTGGATCTACCCCAGGGGTCAGAGGTCAGCAAGGTCAGCTGTGGCTCCCGCCACACTGCTGCTGTGACCC GCAAATACGGACAGCTGGGCCACAATGA